The region AAGATGTGAGCCAGATGATAAGATCAGGTGTAAGCTAACAAGGGACAAATCAACACTGatgctttttcacacacacacacacacacacacacacacacacacacacacacacacacacacacacacacacacacacacacacacacatacacattttttaGCAACCAGGTGACAACCAGGTTCAAACAACAGCTGAATTTAATTAGTAGAACAAACAGGTACATGATAAAAGTGGTGATGTGATGACATCAACATTATACATTTCAACAGATTTAAAAACCTCATGAGAAGTAATTTACTGTGTGACCTGGGACATTGCCCTTTACCAAGAGGAAAGGAAGTTTGCCGCTTCCTGCTGCTGATACTTGTGCTTGTTCATTTCTTGGTGCTGACAACGACATCACCAGTTCacatgaaaagatgaaaagcaaGCACTTATCACAAAGCAAGTTTGTGAATAATACTTTAAATAACAAGAAACTTTTTTGCACATGGTTTTTGCCCCCCTGCCTCCCTGCTTTGTGTACAAAAGTccaaattaataaaattaaaagactATTTTCACTGTCCACAACAGCTTCCCTGATGACGGTTCACTTGTTTGTGATCACCCTTGCATAACCACCATTTACTTCTTAGACCATCCTTAacacttcctcttctcccttcaGTTCACACGTGCAGTGAACAGCTAGTCAAATCATTTTGTGCAGAGGGCTCCAGAGGGATAAAGGACAACAAATAAGCAACTTATTCACTAGAAGACAGGAACCGAAGATGGTGTACATTGATGGGGAGGGTGGGATCAGGTAGCTTGATTCTGAGCTCAAAACCTACAGAGctaactgagagagagagagccacaccTCAGCTTCCTTGAAAGGGgctgttttttggggtttttaaaCCGCCTCAAGCTTAGTGCCATCTTCCTGCCTGCAGCAACAAAAAATGGTATCAGTGTTGACTGAGAATGGAGCAGAAACCACTCACCGTGTAATCAGGTTAGTGGTGGAAACTTGGGGTTTTCTCCTTTGTGCATCTCTGGTCAATGTGGTCTGTTGTCaaaatgtgctgttttcagATTCTCTTTAACATCTATTCTTTCTGTGACAAAAAATCTGCACCGCAGAGCTGGCACCTTGCACCTTGCACTTTGCTCTTAGTGAATAAATGCATTCAGGGTTGAAAGTAAATTGGCACCGTGTAACGAACTACAACAGCTGTTTTGGAGAACCGCACCAGTGCCATGCCTTTCACCACATCCTGTTTAAGATTTGTCTTTAAGTCTCAAATGCAattgctcatttaaaaaaacgAATGTTTCGGATGATATCCAATCATATCTGGATTCCCTCATGTTGTGATTGTTCTGTTCATCATATTCTACAAAGACATGTCTTCATGTGGCTGTCTCTGACCCTCAACTGTCTTCTTAAAACTATTTTTTCTCATTATAAAGTAAACAACCAAATTATGCTCTTTTAAGTAAAGATTTAAGCCTCAAAAGAAAGGGAATAAAATGAAGTCTACCTGAGCAGTTTGTTTTATGGTGTCAGATGGCAGGTGCAGTTGGTAAAGTCAcccttttttcacttttctgtggCGCTTCTTCTTTGCCCAGCGTGGTTCTGCATGGTTTATTAACCTAGTTCTGTTAATTTTATGCTGCAGACTGCTTTTCATGCTTATCGTGTATTCAGACAGACAAATCATTGTGCCTTGTATGAACTGTCTGAGCACATTACGGGACTTATTGATTCAAAGATGGATACTTATAAGCTTTCAGTCTGACAGAATatttgtttagctttttttcttgctgcCCTATTATAATGTGCAGAACCATGAAAAAGAGCAAAGCAAACCTGAATTAGTGGACTAAAGCAATATTAATGAAAAAACCTGGAACATAATTTTGTAAGATagcatttaaaggaaaaagcaaaaacgAAAACATAATTTACATCCAGACAACACAGGGTTTTCTTTTACAATCAATCAAAAGTTCCAATTTTTTAGGTCCCATCCAAATTTCATGAAGTTCATAGCTACAGGACAAGACTAAACGGCACTCCCTTATAAAATAAGAGACATGTAGAGGGTTAATTTTATTAGTGAAATCCATGACATCgttatttaatacattttatgcTAGTTTCCACAGGTTTGTGCAAATGTTGAAATGATAAATacttttataataataataatttagaagatatttgttgctgttttttgttttttgctttgtttttattatttttttaatatgtgctcagtttttcattttcatgcctgcataaaaaaaattaagaatatATAACTCTCAATAGCTTTatgtcttttgtgtttcttaCATCCGCCGTGAGTTTCTTAGTTATACCCGGTTTGGTAATATGTTTTTCCCCTTGTCTTACACAAAGTGAAACCCTGTGtttcagcattttgttttcaattAATCTTTAAGATTTCACATTTCATAATGCACTTTCCTAAGAGAGAGAACATTCAGCAGTTAACCAATCACCTGTAAAAGAAGGAAGAGAATTGTCATATCCACAAATGACTGGATGATAACTATTTCTCCTTTTAGACACACTTgggtttatttaaaaacaaacaaacaagctacAAATATTGTGAAATTTTTGTGCGGCACAAATCTGACAATGAAGTTTCAGTGTTTCGACATCATCTGGGAAATCCTTTATTTGGGGCTGCTGGATGGGGTTGCAGCAGTTATCTCTTCGGAGCATTTATTTATCTAAGTactctcttcccttttttttcctgtatagGAACAAACAGGCTTAGATAAGTTTGCCCTGGGCTGTGGTTGACCAGAGACATGGTCTCTGATTTGAGTTGGTGGTGGCTAATCGTCTTCATACTGGTGGTTACTGGCTGAGTTGGAGAGGCTGGTGGTGAGTTCTTGTTGAAGTGCTCTGATGATTAATGTGTCGGTTTCACTGGTTTTAAGAAAGTCATTGAATAATATCAGGAAGAAGAGTCTTTTGGCTTTCGAAGAAATTGTACATGATCACTGAGCATCTAAAAATAAATTAGCTCTATAGTTTCTGTAGTTTTACTTTGAAGTAAATTCAACACTAATTTAAAGGTGGTTGGTGAGGTACGGACAGGCATGGCTTATGCAAAAACGTGATTTCATCAGGAACAATTTAGTTtggctttgtcttttttttctcttcatactAAGAAGTATAAAGTGCTGCAAAGAGAAGCCCTGAGAAGCCACTGCAGAGATGGTGTTGcaatttttttaacttcataCTTATGAGCAAAAACGACCACACCCTGAGAATCCCCTTTTTGAAATGGTGTCTTTTCCTGTCGATATATGTCAGAACAAGATCATATGCTTAAGCTGTGCAAAATTACTGCTTGCGGGGTCCCCCTTTAAAAACTCAGAGTAGATGTTAAATGACAAGAAAGTTGGATGTagcttttaaattaaattaaatattgacCATGAATCAGTAGGGCtacttttcattttgtaatttaacATTTGCTTAAGACAAAAagtgaagacacaaacacatcattgCTCCTTCATAATCCTATTTCTTAATTCCCTTTTGTGACAGGAGGCTGATGGCACTAAAAAGACTCTACTTATCTCAATGAAGGCACAcatccttttctcctgtttttgtgttttatcactgtattttttaaaagaatggCCGAGGGGATGGGTCTGTCTGACAGCCACAAATCCCACCACCTTCTCTAAATACAACAGTAGCAGAGATGTGACCATCTTGCTGTGGTACTGGCCCTTCGGCAGGGCATTCAGCCTGATGGGTAATGTGTGTTGGGACCTGTACCGCATCCCTCGCTGTAGACTGGTGGACAAGCGCTCCTCTTTCTCCTCGGCTGATGTGGTGGTCTTTCACAACAGAGAGCTGATAGCGGGCCACCAGAAGCTGCCATTAAACCTTACGCGACCTCAGGGCCAGAGGTGGGCCTGGATGTCCTTGGAATCCCCTGATCACAATGGAAACTTGCAGCAGTATGCAGATATCTTCAACCTGACCATAACCTACAGGAGGGATGCTGATATCACAATACCCTATGGTGAGCTGTTAACAAAGGAGGATGAAGGACATCTGGTGGAAGACGTCCGTCAAAATAAGAGCTCTCTGGTCTGTTGGGTGGTCAGCAACTACCAGAGGCACCACAAGAGAAGCCAAGTGTACAGTGAGCTCAAGACCGTAGTTCCTGTAAAGGTGTACGGCAGTTGGACACAGACACGCCTCCCATCTACAGCCCTCTTACCTACAATCTCCCAATGCTACTTCTATTTGGCTTTTGAGAACTCGGTCAGCAAAGATTATATCACAGAGAAGCTGTGGAGAAACGCTTATCAAGGTGGGGCAGTGCCAGTTGTCGTGGGACCGCCACTGAGCGATTACAGAGCTGTGGCTCCACCTAATTCTTTCATCCATGTTGATGAGTTTGCTTCAGTAAAGGATTTAGGAGGGTATCTGCAACAGCTGGCAGGGGACAAGAAACTCTATAATGAATATTTTGCCTGGAAACAACATTGGAAAGTGAAGCTGTACAGAgactggagagagagactgtgtaaGATCTGCTTAGAGTACAACAATTTACCTCAGAGGAAAGTTTACTCTGATCTAGAGGCCTGGGTTTACGCTACTAGTTAGTGTTTGCACAATTGTGATTAGTCATTAACTGGCAATTTACCCACAAATTTTTGACACATTTACAGGCATCATGACCTCATTTTCTGTATTAGGAGTAGCTCACTTGTCGTCATTCTATTTGTAATGCATTTtgtcatgttgctgctgtgccagaacaataaatacagaaacagtAACAAATAGATCAACGGAAGAAGGATGAAAACATGGTAGAAAACTAGGGGGAAACCAAGTTTTACTGCAGAAATATGATGAATCACATTTCTCAGGACCCAGGAAATCCTGTCCAATGTTTTTATACATTGCTagagatttatttaaaatcacaAATTAATTGATGGGCAAAAACAcgttttaaaattaaatctacaacataCAGTGTGTAAAAAAGTAACAGTAGTGACAATGTGCTGAATGATCCACTAATATCAAAATGTCAGTATTTGATTtatctgcattttatttgtcttttgaGATGTCCAAAACtgtcatttcatgttttgtctgtttaGCTTTATCTTATTTCTTTTACTCCTACATAAAAGCCAGTTTTCTGCTACTTctagaaataaaatgtcaccCAGTCTTATTGCAGTGAGCACTATCAACTACAACtaacagctcagtgtcttcaaaCCTGTGTAAAACTGAAGATACTTTCCAGTTACTGTGATTCAGTTTGCCACCATACCTCttaacagatttttaaaaattagttATTCAGTCTTGTGTTTTCACACTATTTAGACAAAAATGGTTGTGAATCATCACTGGAATTGTGGAGAATTGCAAAAGCACAGCAAAGGACCCTTTACTGGTGGGATGTGAAAAGATTTACtgagtggggagggggggggggggggcaattaTTCAGTACTTTGCATGTAcaaatgtttcaaagaaaaaagttttagaGTTTTTCAGAGGCACCTTACATTTAGGGTGTTCGGAGCGGAAACTTCTCAGCACACGTAATATTTCAATAAATAATGAGTCCATTGGCACTGGAAAAACAtgttatattaaaaacaaatggcCAGAGTTGGAAGTTATGACAGCACTTGTACAGTTAATACTCAAGTCAGTAATGTTATTCATAAGGCAAGACCAGCTTCCCATGAATACTGAACCAACTCTGGTACTATCAAAGTGACAGCTCTTTAAGTTGGTTCTTGCCAAAAATTTTATGGTCACTTAATGATTCAAGTCACATGAGGTATTGTGGAGGGACATAAATGACATTTAATGTCTTCATTTCTGCAAATCATGGTCAACCAAGTAAAAATACACTTACTTAAAATACAAGTCCAGTGAGAACTCAGGCTTGACTTGGTACCGAGTGTTATtcaacattaatataaaaaaaaaaacctttacaataaaatcaaaatgaggTATTTGAATACAGTGTCTCAATTTGACAATAATTGATCAAGTCAGGTTGAGAAAATACTGACAGTGTGAAAATTGGAAAATGGTCGACTTAGCAGCGAAGACATTTGTGAGTAACAAAACATTTGTCACATTCCCTTAAAATATTACTTTGAATCTCAGCACCCATAGTTTCTGCTTCTTTGCTCAAGATGTCGATGACAATTAACAGCTAAAGGACAATATTTGGGTTTGGGATacaaacaagacattttaaaaagtatattCAATATTACAAAAGCAACTTTGTGCAAAATCAATGGAAAAAATTCACCCTAATAAGAATTTACATTTTCCATTACAGCGGAACAAAAGTTTAGACAAATACTGTAGCTGCTCTTTTCAGATGGGACACAGAAGTACTGCACAAATAGTGGCCCAACTGTCAAAGATGAATTCTGCTTGAAGAGGCATTCCTCACATTATGATTCCTTTGATAACCCAGATAGTTCAGTATGGCATAGGTGGAAGGAAGGACCTGGTTCTTAATCCCTGCTCATATTTACACCGTCGTTTCACAACTGGACTATACTATAACACTGAATCTTACTTAGTTCTAAACCTGCAACGACTAAAGTCTATGGAATAACTTACGATGCATAatccatgaaaacaaaacacaaaggcacATTTAACATTCAGTACAAGTTTTAAGGTACAGTACAGAGTCCAAGTAGATGCAGGTGTGGAGTTGCAGGTCGTGGTTAGAGGATGCGGCCCATGGCAGTTTAGTTTCAgcagaagaacagaaacaagAAGCTACTTTGAGTCATTTCATTGTTGTGGTCAATAGAAGCCCCCTCCCCTGAATTGTTTCTATTCCATGATCTACTGGTGTTATCAGCCGATCAAGTGATTGGATTCTTGTCTCCAGCTTGAGTTGGGGTTGGACAGAGAGGCTTGGATAGGTAATCTTTGGATTTGGCCTGGACCACTTGAGCATGTTTATCCTGTCAGGTGACTAACAAGTCCGGGGTGAAGGGCTTGTTTCAGGACGTCGGGCCGATGAAGCGGGGGCATGTACAGTGTGGGAGGGGGGGCTCCAGGGTAGCTGGATGCAGGATAGCTCTGATTGGGAATGGGGGAAGGGGCCATGTTCAGTGGGGAAGGGCTCTGCTCATAATACTGGCCGTCGCACTCCTCATCCAGTGGCAAAGCCAGGCGCTTTCCTTTCTGTCTTCGGTTGCAGAACCAAACGCGCACAACCTACAAAGAACGACATTTGTCATTCAAAAAACGAAACCAGATAAACATATtcttcaaaaggaaaaaaatgcttccctTATGTACTTACATCTCTTTCCAAGCCCAGATCgtcagagatgtgtgtgatCTCCTGAGTGTTGGGTTTGGGACACTTGATAAAGTAAGACTCCAGAGCAGAGCGCACTGCCCCCTCCAGACtggtcctcctcttcctctttctggtGTCAACGAATACTCTCTCAATCTTGTACATCTGAGGAATCAGAGATGTGTTCACAAGAGTTCATGTATTGTTAAATATGCTATGATAAGCACTAACTAGTACTAGGCACTCAGCAGATGGTTGTCCCTTTTGGTACAAGTCATGTATGGAGGTTATGGTCCAAATATGGTATCCTGTGATCACTAAAAAGCTAATGTGTGGCTCTAGATGGCATATTATACTTCACAAGAATAGAGAACTTGGGTTCAGGTTAGCTCAGCAGGAAGTTAACTCAGCCTGAAAAGACCAACTGGTCCCAAGAGGCTTGGTGATCATCTGTTGTCTTGTAAACTAGCTGgcagatgtcagtgtttcagactTACATCCTGGGGATTCTCCGAGGTCTCTGCCTCATTCAGCCATCTCTGAAGAAGGGGTTTCAGCTTGCACATGTTCTTAAAGCTAAGCTGCAGAGCCTCAAAGCGGCAAATAGTCGTCTGGCTGAACATCTTAcctacatgcaaacacaaaacacatatgAGCATGCAACAAACTCAGAATTGTTGACTTAAAAAATTCATGCAAGATTCAGCTACGCCAAAATCCCAGTTCTGTTAGACAACTGACAGATTTAACAAAATTTCATGAGTGGCAGTCTATATGAGACACTTTGATCACTTGCCAAACCAGTGACCTCACACCTgcatacacaaaaataaaacagatcagTAGCTACCTTTCTACTGACGAAGTTCAGTTAAAGCTGAACTGCAAatcaaactacaaaaaaaagtccccaTTCAGTTCCTATAGTTGCTCCAGAAAACCACCCCATCAAAGATGACAGACAAGCCAAGCAATGTCTTTTTAAATGCATCAATACAGCTTGGAACAGAAAATTGAGTACAGTATGAACCAGCCTCCATGTGGGAAACAAACTTACCATAAAGGTTACCCAGGGCAAGGCCAACATCAGCCTGAGTGAAACCCAAAGTAATGcgtttgtgtttcagttcctTAGCAAACTGCTCCAGCTCTTCAGTGGAAAGGTTCTCCTGTGAGACaggaaaatcaaaaataaaactgagacgAAGAACTTGAGCATTTTTTGAAGATGATAATATGGTCCTCTGGACAGATCCCCTATAAACTGAACTGGTTCTCACTAAAGGAAACAGTGAGTTTAAACAATTTAAATCATGTATCCAATTTTAACAGCAATTAAAGAAAGATTAAAGTTTGGAGACATGATTCAGAGACTGGTCTTACCTCTTCAGAGTCGCTGCACCCTCCGCTGGAGGACCCGCTACTCCGCGTGGAGGAGGCCGGGTTCTGCGTCTGTGGCCCGGGGGCTGCCTGTGTTGTGTTCACGCTGAAAAACGCGTTGCCCGGAAGCCCGTTGCTTGGGGGTGAAGGGGACATGGATGGTGACGATGCAGAGGATGTTGAGGGATTTTGATTATTGCTACCGGGTGGGGTGATGTGGGCAATCCCAGGCCAGAAGGACGGGTTCCAGGCCGCAGGGTAGAAGACTCCATGGGGCATGGCGGCGGAGGCTGGCAGTGTTGGGTACTGCTGACCCTTTATCTCTGTTGAGTAGTCATCGCCAGAGTCCTTCTCAGTCTTTATTTCGGGTAGTTTGATTTGCTCCCGTGTCTCAGCTATAGGGGGACTCAGGTTTGTAGGCTGGGTAGCTGCAGTTACGCCGGGTACCTGGCCGGTGTACTCGGGCGCAGCGAAGGGATACCACTGCTTGGGTTGCCCAAACTCGCCAACCTGCAGGTCGGATCCCCTGTAGTCACTGGCCACGGgtgggaaagggaaaaaagtcTGCGCAGAGGCTGGAGTGATGCCACCGTAGGCAGGTTTGTTGTAGAGAAGACTCGGGTCTGGCAGAACGCTGGGAGGAAGCTGGAATGACCCAGGGTTGCCCAAACCATCTTGACCCAAAATCTGGGTGCAGGGGTTGGTCCGGCTGAAGTCATACGGCCTAATTTGGCACTCCGGACTCTGCGATCTGTCAGACATCTTCCAAAACGGTGTGAGAGCCTTTTACCAAGCGCGCGTCCGAAATTGAAAGTTAAAAGAATTAAGGGCGACTGATTTTAAACCTGCTCATCCGTTTCAAGTTTAGACACAAACCAAAGAAAGATAAGAGAGGAAGGTGATCTCCAAAAATAAACCAACGTCTGTCCGAATAAAGTCCGTTTTGGGAGAGTCTGTGCAAAAATGTTGGCCTAAGCAGTTGCCTTTTTGGTGCAACATAACCACCAATGCGCCTATGGCCTACTCCATGAAGTCCCGTCTttaacaccaccaccactgacCTCACCTTCAAGCTCAAATGCTCCTCTCCTGCCAAGGCTCCACAGGTTTTCCTAATCACAGCTGCGGGTGTTGGAGAGCGCCTTATCTCGTCACCCATTGGCTGGCGCAGACAATTGCGCACAGCTGATGATGAGTTTGTGAATGACCTTGATTCTTCCCAAAGTAGTGGGCGTGTTTTCACCTAAACTTTGAGCAAGTTTTGCTGCAGAATCAAGTATGTTTCCTGCTTTTAAGGTGaaataactaaaactaaaaaaaacattgctcgGGAAAGCATTAGTAATTCAACAGTTTTAAGccgcattaaaaaaaagcatatttacaTTGCTAAACAGGCACGGGTCACTGCTGCTCTAAATACATACTGTAACACTATAACTTGCTCAGCTCATACATGAATTATAATGCTGGGTTTGTTTAAATCATTCCTTTCTAAGGAGAGGGCTTTGATATTAAATTCCGGCCAGTGAATTCTTTTTAATCgctaacatttaaaataaataaaagaaagtgaCCCTGTAATGCTGAGTAACTgtgataaaaacatttgaaattaatttgaaaCACACGGATGCACACCAGGTTGATTTAGGGTATGGTTTTAAGAATGCCTTGACAGGCTATAAATTAGGcgacacatttttttctgtctacttGAGAAAAAGGGAAGCATGAGAGGCAGGGAGCAGTTTACATCCTTGAAAGATGCATGACATGCTGGTAGCGATGCTTCATCTTAGTTTTGTTGAATCTTTGTATTTGAATCACGGGTTAGGTTATTTTGCATCAGataatttaaagatttttttgcaCGTTTGAAAAGTGAAGCaagatttaaattttaatacAGCTTTGTAAAGATGAATATTTAAAGTAGTCATAAAGTGTTTAGTCTGGACTTTGACACTCACGTTTTggcgttttcttttttctttttatttttttttaaatcctgacAGAAATCCATCATAAAACCACCAACACCATTCAGGTGAACTTCTCACTCATTCACCCTTGATCGGTGGCCATTCAAAAGCCTGGATGGCCGATTCACCGGTACAGATGCGCTCCCCCAGCGCGAGTTGTTGGCCGCAGATTGCGGCAGGAAGACGCACTgcggggagggagagggggtgcCATTGTACGACCTGGCCCCGGGGCACCCCGTGGATTTCAGATCCCGAGTTGCGATGGTCGACCATTAGCTTCTTTTCAGATTGGAACAATAAGTCTCAACCCTTTGATTCCGCCCcacacccacctcctccccctcctcctgttccCTGAAACAAACACCAGACAGGTTTCGCTCTGGTCTGCACGGCAGGTCCGGGGGTTCAGTGAGGACAAATACCTTGGATCCAGTCTGAAATGCCCTGAAGGTCCAAAACAGGTCTGATGACCAAGGTGTTGTCTGCAGGTGCAATAATCAAGTTCTTTTGCACGGGTGGCATCCATCTTGAAATGAAGGCTTGTGATACTCATTCTTTTTGTAGCTTCCAGAACAAAGTTTCTGCATTATTATTGCCTCCTGGCTCCTTATAATGGAGTGGTACCTGCCTGGTGAACAATTTGATTAGATGAAGGTGTCACTTCTGCTCAGTGTGCTGAAAGAACACCAGAAAAATATGACAGTGGAGATGTCTAGCAAAAACATAATACT is a window of Toxotes jaculatrix isolate fToxJac2 chromosome 16, fToxJac2.pri, whole genome shotgun sequence DNA encoding:
- the LOC121195905 gene encoding alpha-(1,3)-fucosyltransferase 7, with product MKAHILFSCFCVLSLYFLKEWPRGWVCLTATNPTTFSKYNSSRDVTILLWYWPFGRAFSLMGNVCWDLYRIPRCRLVDKRSSFSSADVVVFHNRELIAGHQKLPLNLTRPQGQRWAWMSLESPDHNGNLQQYADIFNLTITYRRDADITIPYGELLTKEDEGHLVEDVRQNKSSLVCWVVSNYQRHHKRSQVYSELKTVVPVKVYGSWTQTRLPSTALLPTISQCYFYLAFENSVSKDYITEKLWRNAYQGGAVPVVVGPPLSDYRAVAPPNSFIHVDEFASVKDLGGYLQQLAGDKKLYNEYFAWKQHWKVKLYRDWRERLCKICLEYNNLPQRKVYSDLEAWVYATS
- the pou5f3 gene encoding POU domain, class 5, transcription factor 1, which encodes MSDRSQSPECQIRPYDFSRTNPCTQILGQDGLGNPGSFQLPPSVLPDPSLLYNKPAYGGITPASAQTFFPFPPVASDYRGSDLQVGEFGQPKQWYPFAAPEYTGQVPGVTAATQPTNLSPPIAETREQIKLPEIKTEKDSGDDYSTEIKGQQYPTLPASAAMPHGVFYPAAWNPSFWPGIAHITPPGSNNQNPSTSSASSPSMSPSPPSNGLPGNAFFSVNTTQAAPGPQTQNPASSTRSSGSSSGGCSDSEEENLSTEELEQFAKELKHKRITLGFTQADVGLALGNLYGKMFSQTTICRFEALQLSFKNMCKLKPLLQRWLNEAETSENPQDMYKIERVFVDTRKRKRRTSLEGAVRSALESYFIKCPKPNTQEITHISDDLGLERDVVRVWFCNRRQKGKRLALPLDEECDGQYYEQSPSPLNMAPSPIPNQSYPASSYPGAPPPTLYMPPLHRPDVLKQALHPGLVSHLTG